One window of Alosa sapidissima isolate fAloSap1 chromosome 21, fAloSap1.pri, whole genome shotgun sequence genomic DNA carries:
- the LOC121695704 gene encoding apolipoprotein A-IV-like, with amino-acid sequence MKAFLIVAFAVVSGCHANLMWQDQPMPNMDMVKNAFWDYVAKATLTTEEALQKIRQSELGQEVNARIAESAGAVDQYTVAISSQVTPLTQDLLVKLSHEAEQLKARVEKDLSAMKTHLEPYTEELRLDLHQQVEDLKRDVTPYAEALDSEALKATLQQKTEELRGSLEKSLAELQSQLGPRTDELKKRVDQHLQDFQKSVAPLAHSIQMQLVQKSQELQQNVAPYAEELKGKLDPLAQDLKSQLSTLWESFTKNRQ; translated from the exons ATGAAGGCTTTCCTGATTGTTGCATTTGCTGTTGTTTCTG GTTGCCATGCCAACCTTATGTGGCAGGACCAACCCATGCCCAATATGGACATGGTGAAAAATGCATTCTGGGATTATGTTGCCAAGGCGACACTCACTACTGAGGAAGCCTTGCAGAAGATCAGGCAGTCTGAACTGGGCCAAGAAGTAAA tgcCAGAATTGCTGAAAGTGCTGGTGCTGTTGACCAATACACTGTAGCTATTAGCAGTCAGGTGACACCTCTGACTCAGGACCTGCTGGTGAAGCTATCCCATGAGGCCGAGCAGCTGAAGGCCCGCGTGGAGAAGGACCTGAGCGCCATGAAGACCCATCTGGAGCCCTACACTGAGGAGCTGAGGTTGGACCTCCATCAGCAGGTGGAGGACCTGAAGAGGGATGTCACCCCCTACGCTGAGGCCCTGGACTCTGAGGCCCTGAAGGCCACCCTGCAGCAGAAGACTGAGGAGCTGAGGGGGAGCCTGGAGAAGAGCCTGGCTGAGTTGCAGTCCCAGTTGGGCCCCCGTACTGATGAGCTGAAGAAAAGGGTGGACCAGCACCTGCAGGACTTCCAGAAGAGCGTCGCTCCCCTGGCCCACAGCATCCAAATGCAGCTGGTTCAGAAGAGCCAGGAGCTCCAGCAGAATGTGGCTCCCTACGCAGAGGAGCTGAAGGGGAAGCTGGATCCCTTAGCGCAGGACCTGAAGAGCCAGCTCAGCACTCTGTGGGAATCCTTCACCAAGAACCGCCAGTAA
- the LOC121695624 gene encoding apolipoprotein A-IV-like — protein MKQLVILALTLFVGCHCESDALNRKPLKIQLELRKDIFLDYIRKSVNIHESTLENLGKIDLGQEINTKVSHTADAINQYIETLHSQVTPLTQDLLAKLSQEAEQLKARVEKDLDAMKTHLGLYAEEIRLEMERQMEEMRRDTRPHRETLQSGTVRSMLLETAEEMRGGLEKSVAELQAQLEAEADDMKRTMDRYLQGLKESTVPVVEKLKSQMTEAGQTLQQTFVSFGTELGENLKKQFISFWQSLNKTS, from the exons ATGAAACAGTTGGTTATTCTGGCCTTAACCCTGTTTGTGG GGTGCCACTGCGAAAGCGACGCACTGAACAGGAAACCTCTCAAGATCCAACTTGAGCTCAGAAAAGACATTTTCTTGGATTACATCAGAAAGTCAGTGAATATCCATGAATCGACTCTCGAGAATCTTGGAAAAATAGACCTTGGGCAAGAGATCAA cACAAAGGTGTCTCATACCGCTGACGCAATCAATCAATACATTGAGACTCTGCACAGCCAGGTGACTCCTCTGACTCAGGACTTGCTGGCCAAGCTATCCCAGGAGGCCGAGCAACTGAAAGCCCGTGTGGAGAAGGACCTGGACGCCATGAAGACCCATCTGGGGCTCTACGCTGAGGAGATCAGGCTGGAGATGGAGCGGCagatggaggagatgaggagggacACCAGACCCCACCGGGAGACGCTCCAGTCGGGGACGGTGAGGAGCATGCTGCTCGAGACGGCCGAGGAGATGAGGGGCGGACTGGAGAAGAGTGTGGCCGAGCTGCAGGCCCAGCTGGAGGCTGAGGCCGACGACATGAAGCGCACGATGGACCGCTACCTGCAGGGCCTGAAGGAGAGCACCGTGCCCGTGGTGGAGAAGCTCAAAAGCCAGATGACCGAGGCAGGACAGACCCTCCAGCAGACCTTTGTTAGCTTTGGAACAGAGCTGGGAGAGAACCTGAAAAAACAATTCATTTCCTTCTGGCAGTCTCTCAACAAAACTAGTTAA
- the LOC121695623 gene encoding apolipoprotein Eb-like, with the protein MKVVAVIVALTVLSGCNGWYLQDPPKETWELAVDRFWEYVADINTRAEEMKKTIESSQLSDDMDKIIKDVMGDLNMYRDDLQNKLGPFAQDAAEKLGQDMTLLGNKLRDHLNEAKGRAAEYTVEMQSMAEQNADEVASRMRIYLRKLKKRLGKDTEEIRNKMDTYFGELQSRTNEHVESMRERLEPYLNDLLQRGQQKAESIGQMVMTQAEGVREKLEVVAIDLKQQLEKTSENLRSTLEAKWGELSTWFQPFATEIQVNLKSFM; encoded by the exons ATGAAGGTTGTAGCAGTGATTGTTGCTCTAACAGTCCTCTCCG GCTGCAATGGCTGGTACTTACAGGACCCGCCAAAGGAGACATGGGAGCTGGCTGTCGACCGCTTCTGGGAGTATGTGGCGGACATCAATACCAGAGCTGAGGAGATGAAAAAGACCATTGAGAGCTCTCAGCTCAGCGACGACATGGA CAAAATCATCAAGGACGTCATGGGAGACCTGAATATGTACCGAGATGACCTCCAAAACAAGCTGGGGCCTTTTGCCCAGGATGCGGCTGAAAAGCTGGGTCAAGACATGACACTGCTGGGCAACAAACTGCGCGACCACCTGAACGAGGCCAAAGGCAGGGCAGCAGAGTACACTGTGGAGATGCAGAGCATGGCAGAGCAGAACGCCGACGAGGTGGCCAGCCGGATGAGGATCTATCTCCGCAAGCTGAAGAAACGCTTGGGCAAAGACACAGAGGAGATCCGCAA CAAAATGGACACCTATTTTGGTGAGTTGCAGTCTCGCACCAACGAGCATGTTGAATCTATGCGTGAGCGCCTGGAGCCCTACCTGAACGACCTTCTCCAGCGTGGACAGCAGAAGGCCGAATCTATCGGCCAGATGGTGATGACCCAGGctgagggtgtgagagagaagctGGAGGTCGTAGCCATCGACCTCAAGCAGCAGCTGGAGAAGACCTCCGAGAACCTGCGCTCCACCCTAGAGGCCAAGTGGGGCGAGCTGAGCACATGGTTCCAGCCATTTGCCACCGAGATTCAGGTCAACCTGAAATCCTTCATGTAG
- the LOC121695771 gene encoding apolipoprotein A-IV-like yields MKVFLVLALAVFTGCHANLMQQDQPLPTMDKVKDAFWEYVLKMTFTTEEVLQKIRQSELGQEFSARIAKSAGAVDQYTTAVGGQVTPLTQDLLAKLSHEAEQLRAHVEKDLSAMKTHLEPYTEELKLDLHQQVEDLKRDVTPYAEALDSEALKATLQQKTEELRGSLEKSLAELQSQLGPHTDELKKRVDQHLQDFQKSVTPLSHSIQMQLVQKSQELQQNVAPYAEELKGKLDPLAQDLKSQLSTLWESFTKNRQ; encoded by the exons ATGAAGGTCTTTCTGGTTCTTGCACTTGCTGTTTTCACAG GTTGCCATGCCAACCTCATGCAGCAAGACCAGCCACTGCCCACCATGGACAAGGTAAAAGATGCATTCTGGGAGTATGTTCTCAAGATGACATTCACCACTGAGGAAGTCTTGCAGAAGATCCGGCAGTCTGAACTAGGCCAGGAATTCAG TGCCAGAATTGCAAAAAGTGCTGGTGCTGTTGACCAGTACACTACAGCTGTTGGCGGTCAGGTGACACCTCTGACTCAGGACCTGCTGGCCAAGCTATCCCATGAGGCCGAGCAGCTGAGAGCCCATGTGGAGAAGGACCTGAGCGCCATGAAGACCCATCTGGAGCCCTACACTGAGGAACTGAAGTTGGACCTCCATCAGCAGGTGGAGGACCTGAAGAGGGATGTCACCCCCTACGCTGAGGCCCTGGACTCTGAGGCCCTGAAGGCCACCCTGCAGCAGAAGACTGAGGAGCTGAGGGGGAGCCTGGAGAAGAGCCTGGCCGAGTTGCAGTCCCAGTTGGGCCCCCATACTGATGAGCTGAAGAAAAGGGTGGACCAGCACCTGCAAGACTTCCAGAAGAGCGTCACTCCCCTGTCCCACAGCATCCAAATGCAGCTGGTTCAGAAGAGCCAGGAGCTCCAGCAGAATGTGGCTCCCTACGCAGAGGAGCTGAAGGGGAAGCTGGATCCCTTAGCGCAGGACCTGAAGAGCCAGCTCAGCACTCTGTGGGAATCCTTCACCAAGAACCGCCAGTAG